A window of Panicum virgatum strain AP13 chromosome 8K, P.virgatum_v5, whole genome shotgun sequence contains these coding sequences:
- the LOC120644020 gene encoding uncharacterized protein LOC120644020: MDKSWINNDARHTKEYLQGVNSFLAFAFRNSAVGNKILCPCQKCVNSFWKVASVVREHLICDGFLKGYTTWNLHGEPTSSVNHGNFDGVEVTEQCNEDDDISCLLRDLAAGLDDRGDFEDNNSVLEPSAELLALQKLVADNSKELYPNCKKYTQLHFLIRLLHLKLLGGWTDRSFNMLLDLLNDALPEGSALPRNFHEAKKLVKSIGIGYISIHACENDCILYWKDNLDLNSCPKCKVSRWKSARKSLDGKQTYKVPRKVLRYFPIKKCLQRLFLCMMKAETKMYF; the protein is encoded by the exons ATGGATAAGTCATGGATCAACAATGATGCTAG GCACACCAAGGAATACTTGCAAGGGGTGAACAGTTTTCTAGCTTTTGCATTTAGAAATTCAGCGGTAGGAAACAAGATATTATGCCCTTGTCAAAAGTGTGTTAACTCATTTTGGAAGGTGGCAAGTGTTGTACGTGAGCACTTAATATGTGATGGGTTTCTAAAAGGGTACACAACATGGAACTTGCATGGAGAACCTACCTCGTCTGTGAATCATGGGAACTTTGATGGTGTTGAGGTAACCGAGCAATGTAATGAGGATGATGACATATCTTGTTTGCTTAGAGACCTAGCTGCTGGTTTAGATGATAGAGGAGATTTTGAGGACAACAATTCTGTTCTAGAACCTTCCGCTGAGCTACTTGCCCTTCAAAAGTTGGTGGCAGATAATAGCAAAGAGTTATACCCTAATTGCAAGAAATATACACAGCTACATTTCCTTATTAGATTATTGCACCTCAAACTCCTAGGAGGATGGACTGATAGATCTTTTAATATGCTGCTAGATCTGCTTAATGATGCACTCCCTGAGGGTTCAGCACTCCCTAGAAATTTTCATGAGGCTAAGAAATTGGTGAAATCCATTGGAATTGGGTACATTAGTATCCATGCTTGTGAAAATGATTGCATTCTATATTGGAAGGATAATTTAGATTTAAATTCATGCCCAAAATGTAAGGTTTCACGGTGGAAATCAGCAAGAAAGAGTCTAGATGGAAAGCAAACATATAAGGTTCCTAGGAAGGTTCTTCGCTACTTCCCAATTAAGAAATGTCTCCAAAGGTTATTTCTGTGCATGATGAAGGCCGAAACAAAGATGTACTTCTAA